TTCCAAGAAAGGCAAGTTCATCGTGACTTTAACAACTGTTGTTTTACCTCAGGTGTCTCAGTATTTGCAAGACTTTGTATTAGTAAAACATTCTGGCCGACAGATTTCATAGAATTGTGTGGAAAACAATCTTATTTTTGGTGGCAGATTCAGATGGTACATTTTCAAAACAGTGAGTAGGATGCATGGGCAGAAATCCTGTGTGTGTATGCTACTATATTGTGATCATCTTGGAGGGGATTGTATATGTGGTATCCTCCAGAGTCCGTATCTATACTATATGCTCCCATGTTTATCTAGGAATGCATTGTATATGCGGTATCCTCCATATCTATATAATATCTTCTCCCATGTTTACTGTATCTAGGAAAGTATTGTATATGTGGTATCCATCACATCTAAACTATACCATCTGCTCCCATGTTTATCTAGGAAAGTATTGTATATGTGGTATCCTCCATATCTATATTATACTATCTGCTCCCATGTTTACTGTATCTAGGAAAGTATTGTATATGTGGTATCCTCCATATCTATACTATACCATCTGCTCCCATGTTTATCTAGGAAAGTATTATATATGTGGTATCCTCCACATCTATACTATTCTATACTATCTGATCCTAATGTGTGTTTATTTTGGAAGTTATTGTACATGTGGTATCCTCCACATCTATACTATGTGCTCCCATGCTTCTTTTCTAATGTATAGAATATGTGGTATCCTCCATATTCTATACGATCTACTTCCATGATCATCTAAGAAGGTATTGTATCTGTGGCATCCTCCACATCTATACTATACTATCTGCTCCTATGCTCATTTTGGAATGTATGGTATATGGGGTATCCTCAACATGCATACTATACTATCTTCTCCCATGTTCATTTTGGAAGGTATTGCATTTTGGATCCTCCATATCTATACTATAGTATCTGCTCCTATGTTCATCGTGGATTTTACCATATATGTGGTATCCTCCACAGCTATACTATAGTATTTGTGGTGTCCTCCACATCCATACTATAATCTACTCCCATGTCAGCACTGCTGCCTTGCAACATATATATGGAGTGtgtatttttttgcactatttgtcTGGGTTTTCcctgggtactctggtttcctcccacacgccaaagacatactgattggGGACAGCCAATGATCATGGTGTTTGAGCCTTCTTAAAAGAAATAGGATCCAGCACTTGTTAAAAATCTTTGTTGCGCTTTACTTTATTTCGTAGCAGACGACTTACAAGAACATGACACCCCACAAAAGCTTTTGTTATAATTCGTCATTGGTTATGTTTGAGCCTTCTTCATACGCATTTAGTGGCATAAGTCACCTCTAGACATCCACGTTAAAATACTCTACATAGAAAAGAATATTCAAGAGAAAGAATGAACTTTAGCCACATTAAGtattatttacagtcaggtccataaatattgggacatcgacacaattctaacatttttggctctatacacctccacaatggatttgaaatgaaacaaacaatatgtgctttacctgcagactgtcagctttaatttgagggtatttacatccaaatcaggtgaacggtgtaggaattacaacagtttgcatatgtgcctcccacttgttaagggactaaaagtaatgggaccgaataataatcataaatcaaactttcactttttaatacttggttgcaaatcctttgcagtaaaTTACAGTCTGAAGTCTGGAAATAGCAAATAGCACACtcgaaatgaactctggacctattatctgctcattgtaattgggataatgagggaataacacacacctggccatggaagccatttgtcctattacttttggtcccttaacaagtgggaggcacatatgcaaagtgttgtaattcctacaccgttcacctgatttggatgtaaataccctcaaattaaagctgacagtctgcaggtaaagcacatcttgtttgtttcatttcaaatccattgtggtggtgtatagagcccaaaatgttagaattgtgtcgatgtcccaatatgtgTGGCAGTTTTAGGGTACAGAGGAAGGTAGACATATACTGATAATGTAATGTTTGTTGTCGCGTTGTAATACAGTCAATAAAATTAAAGGGATCCTGAACCGAACATAAAGAGACAAGAACCTTACTTATGCTGAGTAAGGCAACTGTTAGCTGCCATAGTCAGGCAGGCAATGAGTGAACACctggcataataataataatatatttatgtAGTTCCAACATATTCAGCAGCGTTTTACAATGAGGTTTATGGGTCTCTCTCTAAAACAGCGGAGTAAGCATAAAAATAAGAAAACCAGCTCTCCATTTATTTTCTGCCTGGATGCGGCAGTCACCTTGCCtgataaaacagagtgcacaaagTGGTTTGGACTCACCCATGGTGCACTTCACTGCACATTTGAATGCaatttaaaattagtttttctccagaataaaatAACAaagcagtgaatttcctggtgacaaactccctttaaaaTATAATGAAATAAACTTTCGATGTGACTATCTTCGGGTGCATGAATTCCATGAGGTGGAAAGTGGTTATCCTTGTTGAAAGACACAGACATAGACACAGATGACTTTGAAGGATGGGAGAAGATGGATTTGGTGGAATCAAACTAAGTTGGAATATGTGACACTTTTAGACCCCTATGACTCTGTTGTACCTAGCAACTGGTGATTGAAAGTCCAACTGAACCCTCCTATACttctcttttttggggggggacattgttattttttttttggggggggggggcattagtgTTATGgatttaacacacatgctttatgagacatgttatctaaactaaatgcatctAAATGCGTTAAACAATTGCTTAAAAATCAAGGGGGGGAAACTCTGTAATGACGTAAGTAGTATTAAGGATGAGTTTATTGGTTATTACTCCACTTTATACAGAGCATCATTGGACAGTAAAGCTGAggaaattaataattttttttatctgagatCATCTTTGCAGTATGCTTAATGAACCTATATCAGCTGTGGAGATTCTGATGCTCTGAAAACTGGGTATCTTCCGGCCACAATGGATGAGTCAATTATTATATTGATCTTGAAGAAGGGTAAATTGGAGGTGGACATGGAGTCCTACCGACTAATTTCATTAAGAAATACCAGCGCTAAAATATTTGCCATGGTTCTGGCAATTAGGTTAGCTAAGATCATCCACTCTCTGGTGGGAAAAGATATAACATAGCCGCAGCGTGCATGCTGcttcatacagcaggcacctacggctaatgtctgcgaccggcagtaatgccgatcgcggacatttaacaattcagatgccgtggtcaatcctgaatGTTGAAAACCCGGAAGCTTCTGGGTGTGCTCCGCCTCCCCCTGGTGGAGATCGGGAAAGCCGGAACTTGTTAGCAACAAgtagcagggctccatagaaatgcaGTAAAATGCTCATAAacaccaatgctaatgcattggagtctatgagaaaagcaatccaatgattgcttgttatagttccctatatagttccattttggaaactaccccCTCAAGgaattcatagaatttagaaacacatggctgtgaaaatgaaaaattgactATTATTTCCAATATAAAGTTGCTTTAGCCCCCAATTTtctattttcacaaggggtagcagtagaaaatgcaccccaaaatttatgcattttttcctgaatactgCAACACCTCATACGTGGTCAACCACTGTTTAGGGGCATGGTAGAATTCAGAAGGGTAAAAGCGGCATCAGAGCCAGCACAGAGAACATCGCAGCAGGGGGCGATGGGGGACAATGGGGGGGGcaatgaccacatgtgggggacACTTTACTTTATCAGGGGTACTGGGGGCAAGGTGGCAGTGATGCCtgatttcaggctgtgatctccagcgtggagatcacagcctgaaaccggcatttttttcaatgaagcgctctgattggttagtctgcagagaGGTCCCTTGCCGGCTTCCCCGGTGTCTCTGCTCTCCGGGAGAGCGGAGACTccggggctgtgacactttatagAGTCACAGCCCCGGTAAGCAGATTGGACGTGACTGTACATCTAAATGCAGTAAGTTGCTTGCAATTTGATCATGCAGTTCCGTCCAAatgcgtgaaagggttaaaggggttgtctctcttcatTAAACAGCATTAATCATGTAGAgggagttaatacaaggcacttactaatgtattgtgattgtccatattgcctccttttctggcttgattgatttttcaatcacattatacactgctcatttccatggttctgaccaccctgcaatctagcagcagtggccgtgcttgcacaatattggaaaagttgctgacCTATGCGCACGTCcgcagtcctggccaccagagaagcctactctttttcctatagtatgcaaacacaaccaccactgatagattgtagggtggtcgtaaccatggaaacaagcagtgtataatgtgctggaaaaataaatccagccagcaaaggaggcaatataaacaatcacaatacattagtaagtgccttgtattaactttctctatatggtaaatgccacttgctgaagtgagacaactcctttaatatagTTCATCGTCTTTACTATTCTCCTATGATGTTAAGAAAAATTGGTAAATGGCAGGTTTCAAATTGTACAAGATGTTCTTCCCCAGCAGCATCATCATTTCTGCATATTATTTGGGCTTGTCCTGTCATCTATAGTTATTGGCTCCAAGCCTTTGACTTTATAAATTATAGATTCTCCTTATTTTTAAAGCCAAACTCTCTATCTGCTATATTTGGCTGTTAGATGAGGATCTTTCTGGTAGAAACAGATCCCTTATTCAAGAGGCATTATTTCTGGTGCGACTCCTGAATGTTCGCATATGGTTATCTAATAGGGTCCTGGTGCTATACATCTTCTATCTCTTATGGATCTGGTTAGGAGCTATGAAAATCTATATGAGGTAAAATATCGATCTGGTAGGACAGTGACCTAGATTGgggcttttttttctttccctctttCCCTCCCCTTCTTCCCCTCCTCTTAATGGGAAAAATCCCCCAGGGCCCTTGCACAAGTAGGATAGGTTGGGATTTgaaatgtatttattgatgactaCATTTCTTTCCAGTGATTtagaatataataataaaataaaaaaaatgtgacaagcttcatataaaaaattaaatttatattcaGAGCAGTGATTTACCTAATATAGTAATTTATCATCTTTCTTTTCACAGTTCTTGGGGACACTGAAAAGATATTAATTATGGATGAAGCAGTTGAAGTTACAACGGAAGGTAACTCTCTTATTAAGGCAGTATACCAAAGTAGACTACGTCTAACACGACTCCTTTTGGAAGGTGGAGCTTATATCAACGAAAGCAATGATCGTGGAGAGACACCACTCATGATTgcttgtaaaacaaaacatgttgACCACCAAAGTGTTAGCAAAGTTAAAATGATTAAATACCTTCTGGAAAACAACGCAGATCCCAATATTCAAGATAAATTTGGAAAAACAGCTTTAATGCATGCTTGCTTGGAGAATGCTGGATCAGAGGTGGTATCTATGCTTTTAGAGAGTGGCGCTGATCCCAGTCTACAGGACCACACTGGATTTTCTGCCCTTGTTTATGCAGTCAACTCAGAAGATAAGGAAACGCTCAAGATTTTGCTAAATGCTTGCAAGGCCAAGGGAAAAGAAGTTATAATCATTACAACAGATAAGTCTCCATCAGGAAGACAGACTACGAGGCAGTATCTAAATGTCCCACCGTCTCCAGGCATTGATCACTGTTCTCCTACACCATGTACATCACCTTCTGAAATTGAGCTAAATACTTCCCCAACACCAATATCAAATGCTTTTGAAGCAGAAAAGGAACTGTTTAACTTTAAAGAGCCTGATTCATGTATTGATTTAAAAGGTTCCTCTGAGCCAGGATCGCCAATAAAAAAGCCTCATATGATGCATTATGGGGCAAAGTTGCCACTCCTTCAAAGATTGCACTCTGAGCCCTGGTTGAAGATTCCTCCATCGCTGCTCCACCAACACAAAGTGTCTTCTCTTCAAGAGGAGCTGCAAGATATAACTCCTGAAGAAGAGCTCTCCCTTAAAATGAATGGCTTAGTATATTCAAAGCGTTTTTTCACTCGACATCAGAGCATTGATGTGAAAGATACTGCTCATCTTCTAAAAACACTTGACTCATCTGGTCCAAGAAAACTGTCATATGATGAAATAAATTCCCAAACACTTTACCCTGAAGGAACACCAAGCAAGACAGAAATCCCTGTTGACCAAGACTCTGATTCAGTGCACACAATTTCAGTTTCAAGCCTAAGGAGCATAGTTCAAAGAAGAAATTTAGGTGCAAACCATTACAGTTCTGACTCCCAGCTGACAAGAAATCATGGTCCGACTATAACAGAGGACAGTAAATCTCTTTTGGAAAAAAAGAAGATGTTTTCTCCCCCATCCTTGCTGTCAGGCTCCCGAGAGTCTCTAGAAAATGTATCTGTCACAGCATTGAGTAGAAGGAACCATGCTCTTCTAGAAAGGCGTGGATCTGGGGCTTTACTTTTAGATCACATAAGCCAAACTAGACCAGGGCTTCCTTCCACCATTGAATGTGAATCCCCATCCACCTATTCCAGACATCAGCTGCCATAGTAAATTATCCAGTGTTGTTTTCCCAGGCTCAAAGCCCCTTGTCCCCTCTGCTCCGCTCTTTCCAAAAGAGTCAAAAAGCAAGAAAATGCTTCTCCGAAGGCATTCAATGCACACAGAACAGATCAAACAACTTGTAAACTTTGAAGAGATACTTGGCTAAAGAAATCCTTCAAATACAAGTACTGGAACTATCTCACCAGCTTTCTCCAGACAGCACCTGCTGCACAAAATGCTTCAGTCCTCTTCTGCAAAGAAAACAGATCTGTTTAGCTTATGCTGGATAAATTATTCAAGCAGTAAAATACTTGGTAGTTAGCAGTAATCACAGTTTTCTCTACAATATAAATGAATTGCTGccctacatttgcagccttttttTAATAAGCATAGCAGGCTGTAAAGAACGAAGACGTATGGAGAAGTAATAGATTCGAGACTGAGCAAGAACATAAGAAACCAGTGGATGGCGCTTTGGAAACTCGACAGTTCAGGTTTATGATTGAGGAGACCATTTGTGATTTTTCTTGGACATGCAGAACTTAGATTTCTTGTGTTTATTAAAGGGGCTATGAGCAGCCTCAGGAACCTTGTAGAAATGTTGCTGACCATTCCTGGGAAGTAGGAATATTTGAAAACCAAGGTGTAGAATGTATGCTGTTAAATAACATGGTCTGTGTTAATGTTCTTCAAAGTTGGAAATGCTGATACGGCTCTTATATTGGTA
This portion of the Bufo gargarizans isolate SCDJY-AF-19 chromosome 1, ASM1485885v1, whole genome shotgun sequence genome encodes:
- the ANKRD34B gene encoding LOW QUALITY PROTEIN: ankyrin repeat domain-containing protein 34B (The sequence of the model RefSeq protein was modified relative to this genomic sequence to represent the inferred CDS: deleted 1 base in 1 codon); the protein is MTASSQVVLGDTEKILIMDEAVEVTTEGNSLIKAVYQSRLRLTRLLLEGGAYINESNDRGETPLMIACKTKHVDHQSVSKVKMIKYLLENNADPNIQDKFGKTALMHACLENAGSEVVSMLLESGADPSLQDHTGFSALVYAVNSEDKETLKILLNACKAKGKEVIIITTDKSPSGRQTTRQYLNVPPSPGIDHCSPTPCTSPSEIELNTSPTPISNAFEAEKELFNFKEPDSCIDLKGSSEPGSPIKKPHMMHYGAKLPLLQRLHSEPWLKIPPSLLHQHKVSSLQEELQDITPEEELSLKMNGLVYSKRFFTRHQSIDVKDTAHLLKTLDSSGPRKLSYDEINSQTLYPEGTPSKTEIPVDQDSDSVHTISVSSLRSIVQRRNLGANHYSSDSQLTRNHGPTITEDSKSLLEKKKMFSPPSLLSGSRESLENVSVTALSRRNHALLERRGSGALLLDHISQTRQGFLPPLNVNPHPPIPDISCHSKLSSVVFPGSKPLVPSAPLFPKESKSKKMLLRRHSMHTEQIKQLVNFEEILG